One Phaseolus vulgaris cultivar G19833 chromosome 2, P. vulgaris v2.0, whole genome shotgun sequence DNA window includes the following coding sequences:
- the LOC137810743 gene encoding myb family transcription factor PHL8-like — protein MDLQNMQNQSMHFVLSTDAKPRLKWTPELHQRFIEATNQLGGADKATPKSLMRVMGIPGLTLYHLKSHLQKYRLGKSQQLDTSSDSKQEDYIETKSSDGHCSREISLGAQNQITENMEIAQALQMQMEVQRKLYEQIEVQKHLQLRIEAQGKYLQSVLKKAQEALAGYNSAPVGIELTKAELSQLVTIINNACPSSPTSELTETRGLSLSCGDRKRDRGTMCSLESSLTSSESSGRKEEKQSMEEIEEFKSSNNASHELPLMGIHTENKASNGGSISEASGRKRSAATKSNDGRCFVEQPCGKRGGNKLRKPEMLDLNSQCQSDMDSTTSKTLDLNCSLNFWDQ, from the exons ATGGATCTACAAAACATGCAAAATCAAAGCATGCATTTTGTGTTGTCCACTGATGCCAAACCAAGGCTAAAATGGACTCCTGAACTTCACCAACGGTTCATTGAGGCGACAAATCAGCTTGGAGGTGCAGATA AAGCAACTCCAAAGAGTCTTATGCGGGTGATGGGGATTCCAGGACTTACTTTGTATCACCTGAAGAGCCATTTACAG AAATATAGACTTGGGAAAAGCCAACAACTAGATACCAGCTCTGACAGCAAACAAGAAG ATTACATAGAAACCAAGAGCAGTGATGGCCATTGCAGCAGGGAAATCAGTCTTGGGGCCCAGAATCAAATTACTGA AAACATGGAGATAGCTCAGGCACTCCAAATGCAAATGGAAGTACAAAGGAAGCTTTATGAACAAATTGAG GTGCAGAAACATTTGCAGCTCCGGATTGAAGCTCAAGGGAAGTATTTGCAATCAGTGCTAAAGAAGGCACAGGAAGCACTTGCTGGATACAACTCTGCCCCAGTGGGGATAGAACTCACAAAAGCTGAACTTTCTCAGCTAGTTACCATCATCAACAATGCTTGTCCAAGTTCTCCCACCTCAGAACTAACAGAGACAAGAGGGTTGAGTTTAAGCTGTGGGGATAGGAAAAGAGACAGAGGCACTATGTGTTCACTGGAAAGTTCCTTAACATCTTCTGAAAGCTCTGGGAGAAAGGAAGAGAAACAGTCAATGGAAGAGATAGAGGAGTTCAAAAGCTCCAATAATGCTTCACATGAATTGCCATTGATGGGCATTCACACTGAGAATAAAGCGTCCAACGGAGGCTCAATCAGTGAGGCTAGTGGGAGAAAGAGAAGTGCAGCAACAAAATCTAATGATGGTAGGTGTTTTGTTGAACAACCATGTGGGAAAAGAGGTGGCAACAAGTTGAGGAAACCAGAAATGCTTGACTTAAACAGCCAATGCCAGAGTGACATGGACTCAACAACTTCAAAAACATTAGACTTAAATTGCAGCTTAAACTTTTGGGATCAATGA